The Theropithecus gelada isolate Dixy chromosome 11, Tgel_1.0, whole genome shotgun sequence genome includes a region encoding these proteins:
- the GPN3 gene encoding GPN-loop GTPase 3 isoform X1 produces the protein MPASRPSEAVRTLPEELRESGAGRSATPELRWGRGRSAAVAERLHVCTSVEAVRHRREIYMLPKTRGAFHFSIPDPQHICKSRGSPYRSKVCTQTTDRSTRLKDAELYLLSVITQSTYCATMVQHCEALNRSVQVINLDPAAEHFNYSVMADIRELIEVDDVMEDDSLRFGPNGGLVFCMEYFANNFDWLENCLGHVEDDYILFDCPGQIELYTHLPVMKQLVQQLEQWEFRVCGVFLVDSQFMVESFKFISGILAALSAMISLEIPQVNIMTKMDLLSKKAKKEIEKFLDPDMYSLLEDSTSDLRSKKFKKMTKAICGLIDDYSMVRFLPYDQSDEESMNIVLQHIDFAIQYGEDLEFKEPKEREDESSSMFDEYFQECQDE, from the exons ATGCCGGCTTCTCGCCCCTCCGAAGCCGTTCGGACACTGCCCGAAGAGCTTCGGGAGAGCGGGGCGGGCAGATCCGCGACCCCGGAGTTAcggtgggggaggggcaggagcgCTGCGGTAGCTGAGCGTTTGCACGTTTGCACCTCTGTGGAAGCAGTGCGTCACAGGAGGGAAATATACATGCTCCCCAAAACAAGAGGTGCTTTCCACTTCAGTATTCCAGATCCTCAACACATTTGCAAATCGCGAGGGTCACCATACAGGTCAAAAGTCTGCACGCAAACCACGGACCGAAGCACGCGGCTCAAGGATGCGGAGCTTTATCTGTTATCCGTTATTACCCAG AGCACCTACTGTGCCACCATGGTCCAGCACTGTGAAGCCCTCAACCGGTCTGTCCAAGTTATAAACCTGGATCCAGCAGCAGAACATTTCAACTACTCCGTGATGGCTG ACATCCGGGAACTGATCGAGGTGGATGATGTAATGGAGGATGATTCTCTGCGATTTGGTCCCAATGGAGGATTGGTATTTTGCATGGAGTACTTTGCCAATAACTTTGACTGGCTGGAGAACTGTCTTGGCCATGTAGAGGACGACTATATACTTTTTGATTGTCCAG GTCAGATTGAGTTGTACACTCACCTGCCTGTGATGAAACAACTGGTCCAGCAGCTCGAGCAGTGGGAGTTCCGAGTCTGTGGAGTTTTTCTTGTTGATTCTCAGTTCATGGTGGAGTCATTCAAG TTTATTTCTGGCATCTTGGCAGCCCTAAGTGCCATGATCTCTCTAGAAATTCCACAAGTCAACATCATGACAAAAATGGATCTGCTGAGTAAAAAAGCGAAAAAGGAAATTGAGAA gTTTTTAGATCCAGACATGTATTCTTTATTAGAAGATTCTACAAGTGACTTAAGAagcaaaaaattcaagaaaatgacTAAAGCTATATGTGGACTG ATTGATGACTACAGCATGGTTCGATTTTTGCCTTACGATCAGTCAGATGAAGAAAGCATGAACATTGTATTGCAGCATATTGATTTTGCCATTCAATATGGAGAAGACCTAGAATTTAAAGAACCAAAG GAACGTGAAGATGAGTCTTCCTCTATGTTTGACGAATATTTCCAAGAATGCCAGGATGAATGA
- the GPN3 gene encoding GPN-loop GTPase 3 isoform X2, with translation MRSFICYPLLPRMRFSPDLARGLSRRRRCGRNGGVERMWIAIGSHFTFPELSGRRAKAEGVWRAAPGANMPRYAQLVMGPAGSGKSTYCATMVQHCEALNRSVQVINLDPAAEHFNYSVMADIRELIEVDDVMEDDSLRFGPNGGLVFCMEYFANNFDWLENCLGHVEDDYILFDCPGQIELYTHLPVMKQLVQQLEQWEFRVCGVFLVDSQFMVESFKFISGILAALSAMISLEIPQVNIMTKMDLLSKKAKKEIEKFLDPDMYSLLEDSTSDLRSKKFKKMTKAICGLIDDYSMVRFLPYDQSDEESMNIVLQHIDFAIQYGEDLEFKEPKEREDESSSMFDEYFQECQDE, from the exons ATGCGGAGCTTTATCTGTTATCCGTTATTACCCAG GATGCGTTTCTCACCGGATTTGGCCCGCGGGCTGTCCCGTAGAAGGAGGTGTGGTAGAAATGGAGGCGTAGAAAGAATGTGGATTGCGATTGGTTCGCACTTCACTTTCCCGGAACTCAGTGGGCGTCGCGCGAAGGCTGAGGGAGTGTGGCGGGCGGCTCCGGGAGCCAACATGCCTCGGTATGCGCAGCTCGTCATGGGCCCCGCGGGCAGCGGGAAG AGCACCTACTGTGCCACCATGGTCCAGCACTGTGAAGCCCTCAACCGGTCTGTCCAAGTTATAAACCTGGATCCAGCAGCAGAACATTTCAACTACTCCGTGATGGCTG ACATCCGGGAACTGATCGAGGTGGATGATGTAATGGAGGATGATTCTCTGCGATTTGGTCCCAATGGAGGATTGGTATTTTGCATGGAGTACTTTGCCAATAACTTTGACTGGCTGGAGAACTGTCTTGGCCATGTAGAGGACGACTATATACTTTTTGATTGTCCAG GTCAGATTGAGTTGTACACTCACCTGCCTGTGATGAAACAACTGGTCCAGCAGCTCGAGCAGTGGGAGTTCCGAGTCTGTGGAGTTTTTCTTGTTGATTCTCAGTTCATGGTGGAGTCATTCAAG TTTATTTCTGGCATCTTGGCAGCCCTAAGTGCCATGATCTCTCTAGAAATTCCACAAGTCAACATCATGACAAAAATGGATCTGCTGAGTAAAAAAGCGAAAAAGGAAATTGAGAA gTTTTTAGATCCAGACATGTATTCTTTATTAGAAGATTCTACAAGTGACTTAAGAagcaaaaaattcaagaaaatgacTAAAGCTATATGTGGACTG ATTGATGACTACAGCATGGTTCGATTTTTGCCTTACGATCAGTCAGATGAAGAAAGCATGAACATTGTATTGCAGCATATTGATTTTGCCATTCAATATGGAGAAGACCTAGAATTTAAAGAACCAAAG GAACGTGAAGATGAGTCTTCCTCTATGTTTGACGAATATTTCCAAGAATGCCAGGATGAATGA